The following nucleotide sequence is from Deltaproteobacteria bacterium.
ACAAGCGAGGTGATATTCCGGAGCCTGCTCCTGGAAATATTTGAGCGAATTGAGTGCGGCGTTCGACGTCTGGATCTCGTCAAAAATAACGAGATCCTGCTCGGGGCGGATTTTGCTCTTCGAATAAATTTCAAGATCATTAAGGATTCTTCGGGGATCCAGGTTTTTTTCAAAGAATTGGCCGAGTCTTGGAACCTCCTCGAAATTAAAATAGTGGACTTGACCATACTCTTTTTTCCCAAATTCCATGAGAAGGTAGGTTTTTCCAGTTTGCCTGGCTCCTTTAAGGAGTAGCGGTTTTCGCCGCTCCGAGATCTTCCATGCGACGAGCCTTTGATAGGCATCCCGTTTCATACCCTTAACTGATGTACCATTTTTGCCCCCTTGTCAATGGTTAACGGTGAATTATGTGATAAAATACACATATTGTTCCACTTAAATGTGATATTTAACTCCATTTCTCTGGTCCTGGAATCCAACCTTGGCCCCATCCCCTGGTCCAGGATGAAGCTCCCCGCGGCAAGACCGCGGGGTTTCTTGGCGGAATCCCCGTAGCCACCGACCCTCCTCTGCCAATGCTTCGGATCTCCGGACCATTCATCGCCGCAAGACAAACGGGCCTCAAGCATTCAAGGAGGAATATAAAGTCAACCAGGCGATCATGGTCTCACTGGATGCCTCGCCTCGATTGGCCGGCGGTATTCGGATCTTGCCCTGAAATATCTTTCTGGAGGAACTCTGGTTCGGAAAAATCATTGCTTGAGTGGATTTTTTTGCCAAAATTCTCCTAGCCAACTTTGCAATGTTGAGAGTAAATTGAGCAATCTTTATGGCTCGCCCCACTGATAATGGAAGAGGTAACAAAAAAAATTATTTCCCATCTCCCCGCGCAGGATTTAAATTTTCGCTATAGAAATTGTCGCGATAATATGTGGAGACGGGGGGGATCGAACCCCCGACCTCTTGCATGCCATGCAAGCGCTCTCCCAGCTGAGCTACGTCCCCGTTTCTAGGTGCGGAGCAAATCCCGCCGCCTCGTTCCTTACTCGATCCCTTGCGTATATCGAGCAGAATCATTGAAAATCAACAGGAATCAGAAGCTCCCTTTCCCCCTTGAAGGGACTGTTGAAAAATGCCATTTTTCAACAGTCCCTTGAAATGTTTTGTACAGATGATCTAAGTAGGTCCCCATGCGCCAGAACATACTGGATCTGACCTTGGATCGACTCTCTTCCTGGTGTTCGGAGAGGGAGCTCAAGAGGTATGTTCCCCCGCAGGTTTACCAGTGGCTTTATTCCAAGAAGGTTGTCTCTTTTGAGGAGATGACAAACATTGCCGTGGAGACTCGGGCACTCTTTGCGGAATATTTTTATATCGGGCGACTCGAGGTCGGTGCCCGTCATCACTCCCAGGTTGATCAATCGAGAAAATATCTATTTCGTCTTCAGGACGGTCGTTCGATTGAATCGGTCCTGATGCCGCAAAAAAATCGCCTGACCCTTTGTGTCTCGAGTCAGGTTGGATGTGCGATGGGGTGCAAGTTCTGTAAAACGGCCGAGATGAAACTCGTCCGGAATCTGACCCAAGGTGAAATTCTCGGACAGATTCTTGAGGTTTGGCGCGAACTTTCACCCGGAACCCGCATTAGCAACATTGTACTCATGGGGATGGGGGAGCCTCTTCATAATTATGACAATCTGCTCTCATCGATCCGGATTATGACCGATGATCGTGGTCTGGGAATCTCGCAGAGAAAGATCACAGTCTCTACGGTCGGTCTGGCTCCCGAAATAGAGCGCTTTGCTAACGACTCGGGTGTTAAATTGGCGCTTTCCTTAAATGCCACTACGGAAGAGGGGCGACAAAACTTGATGCCGATCACCAAAAAATATTCTTTAGAGCGGGTCATTGAGGCCTGCAAAAAATATACGGAGTTGCAGCCCAAGCGACGGGTAACCCTTGAATACGTCATGATGGCTGGGATCAATGATTCCCTGGAGGATGCGAAGCGATTGGCCCGGATTGGTTCGCATATCCCGTGCAAAATTAACCTCATCCCCTACAACGAGTACCCCGCTTCTCCCTTCCAACGTCCCTCAGAGGAAAAGGTCGGTCTCTTTTTTCATTATCTGGCTGACCGGCATTTTCAGGTGAATATCCGTTATTCCAAGGGACTGGATGTTATGGGGGCGTGTGGTCAGTTGTGTGTAAATCCGGGAACCCCCTCACCGGTGACGACCTGAACGGCTCAAACGCCCTCTCCAACAGGTGAAGAGGGCCCTCTACCGCTTGCGGGAGAGGGGAGTTCAAATCTTGACGAAACAGAAGGGTGAGGGTACGTAAGGCGTCCCTATGTCAGAACCATTAATTGGTATCATCGGCGGCAGTGGACTCTATGAGATAGAGGGTTTGAAGGTTATTGAAGAGATCAATCTTGAGACCCCTTTTGGAAAGCCTTCGGATGCCTTTATGGCGGGTGAGATGGCAGGGAGAAAGGTGGTTTTTCTCTCCCGGCATGGGCGTGGACACCGTCTCTCTCCTTCAGAGCTCAATTTCAGGGCGAATATCTGGGGAATGAAGAAACTGGGAGTTGAATGGATTATTGCGGTCTCTGCCGTTGGAAGCATGAGGGAGGAGATTCATCCGGGTGATATGGTTATTGTCGACCAATTTTTTGACAGAACGCGTGGTCGTCCCTCCACCTTTTTTACGGAGGGTGTTGTCGCCCACGTCACTTTTGCGGATCCTCTCTGCCCGTCGCTTCGCAAGATACTGATCCAGTCAGGGAAGACTGTTGGGGCAACCATTCATGAAAAGGGGACCTATCTTTGTATGGAAGGGCCTCAGTTTTCGACGCGGTCGGAATCAAATCTCTATCGAAAATGGGGAATGGATGTCATCGGGATGACCAACCTTCAAGAGGCAAAACTCGCCCGCGAGGCGGAAATTTGTTATGCAACGATCGCCCTTTCTACTGATTACGATTGTTGGCATGAGCATCATGGTGATGTGACGGTTGATGCGATTGTTGCTGTGCTTAAGAAGAATGTGGAGACCGCCAAGAAAATGATTCGTGAGGCAATCAAGATAATTCAACACCCGCGGAATTGCGGTTGTGGGGAGGCCTTAAAGACGGCGATTCTGACCGATCGGCAGGCGATTTCACCGGAAGCAAAGAAAAAACTGGAACTTATTGCAGGTCGGTATTTTTCATGAGTGTCATTGTTGTTGGAACAGTCGCCCTGGATTGTATTGAAACTCCTTTTGGTCGTGCGGATGAGATGCTGGGGGGATCGGGGACCCATTTTGCCTCGGCGGCCTCCTATTTTGCCCCGGTTCATCTCGTCGGTGTGGTGGGGGAGGATTTTCCACGCGAGGCACTTCATTATCTCAAGGAGCGCGGTGTTAATCTGGACCATGTCGTAACGGCTCCCGGAAGGAGTTTTCGGTGGGAGGGGCGCTATCATTATGACATGAATACCCGTGATACCTTGAAAACGGAGTTAGGGGTCCTGGCTGGTTTTACGCCAAAAATATCCCCTTCCTGTCGTGAGGGGGAGCATCTCTTTTTGGGGAACATCCATCCAGCGGTCCAGATGCAGGTTTTGGAGCAGGTTCGGGCGAGAACGGTCTCGCTCGATACAATGAATTTGTGGATCGAAACGGAACGGAAGGGGCTCGAGCAGGTGATGGCTCGGGTTGACCTCATGGTCTTGAATGAGGAAGAGGCCCGCCAGCTCTCGGGAGAATATTCCCTTGTGAAAGCGGCCCGGACAATCAACCGTTTGGGGCCACGTATTCTGGTGATTAAACGAGGGGAGTATGGGGCCCTTCTCTTTTACAAGGGTGAGATCTTTTCAGCCCCCGGTCTTCCGCTGGAGGCGGTGAAAGATCCAACCGGGGCGGGGGATTCCTTTGCCGGGGGGCTCATCGGTTATCTTGATCGCTCAGGCCCCCTTGATTTTGAAACGCTCAAGAAGGGGGTTATCATGGGAAGTGTGATGGCCTCATTTAACGTTGAAGATTTTGGACCGAATCGTTTAAAGAAGCTTGGTCGTGATGAAATTCGAGGGCGGATTGAAGAGTTCAGGCGTCTTGCCCATTTTGAACCGTTGGAGGTCTAGGTGATAGAATCGCTCGGACAGTATCTCAAGAAGGAGCGTGAGGGGAAAGGGGTGCCCCTTGAAGATTTGGCGCGTTCCACAAAGATAAATCTCCATTTTTTAGAGAGCCTGGAGGGGGACCAATGGGAGTCCCTCCCAAAAGGGGCCTTTATTCTCGGTTTTCTGAAGAGCTATAGCCGCGAGGTCGGTATTCCGGAGGTTGAGGTTATGCGTCGCTATGAGGCGCTTCGTCCAGTCTCTCGCGGCGAAGAACATCCCTTTCAAAAATTTCGTGGAGTTGAGGTCCGCAACCGGTTTTTCCTTTTTCTTCTGATTGCCCTTGGGTTGATCATTCTTGCTGCTTACCTCTCGACACGCTAGTCTCACAATATGAGTTCCGAGGAAGTCCACGCGATTGTTCTAAAAACGACGCCGTATCGGGAAGACGACTTGCTCTGTGATCTTTTTACGTTAGAAAAGGGCCGGCTGTTAGGACTGGCCCGATCGGCCCGCAAGAGTCGCATCCGGTTTGGATCTGTTTTGACAACGGCCAATATTCTCAAGATCTCCCTTGAAAACAAGCGGGGGGTCTCCATCGTTTTTCTCAAAGAGGCCTCGCTTGAGTCCCCCTGGGTGCACCTTTATGGAAGTTTAGAATCTCTCGGTGTTACCCTTTATTTCATGGAACTGATGCGGGCCTTTACATTCGATGGATCGCCGGAGCCGCAGAAGTTTCATCTTCTGCATCACTCGCTGATTGCGCTGGAAAATGGGGAGGAGCCCTCTTCGGTGCGAACTGGTTTTGAGCGTCACCTGCTTCGTTTGGCGGGGGTTCTCCCTTACCTTCAGGATTGTTTAAGATGTCATGCCTTGGAGGAGCAATATTATTTCGTCTTTCAGGAGGGGGGCTTGTTTTGCCACAACTGTCTTCCCGCCGGATCCCCTTTTCTGACGGTCTCCAAGGACAGCCTGGAGGATCTCTTTACTCCGTTTTTGGAATACTGTATCGGTAGGAAAATCCATTCTAAAACTCTATGTCAAAAACCTCCCCCAAAAATTGTTCAAGAACCCGTTTTTTAAAG
It contains:
- the rlmN gene encoding 23S rRNA (adenine(2503)-C(2))-methyltransferase RlmN — protein: MRQNILDLTLDRLSSWCSERELKRYVPPQVYQWLYSKKVVSFEEMTNIAVETRALFAEYFYIGRLEVGARHHSQVDQSRKYLFRLQDGRSIESVLMPQKNRLTLCVSSQVGCAMGCKFCKTAEMKLVRNLTQGEILGQILEVWRELSPGTRISNIVLMGMGEPLHNYDNLLSSIRIMTDDRGLGISQRKITVSTVGLAPEIERFANDSGVKLALSLNATTEEGRQNLMPITKKYSLERVIEACKKYTELQPKRRVTLEYVMMAGINDSLEDAKRLARIGSHIPCKINLIPYNEYPASPFQRPSEEKVGLFFHYLADRHFQVNIRYSKGLDVMGACGQLCVNPGTPSPVTT
- a CDS encoding helix-turn-helix domain-containing protein; amino-acid sequence: MIESLGQYLKKEREGKGVPLEDLARSTKINLHFLESLEGDQWESLPKGAFILGFLKSYSREVGIPEVEVMRRYEALRPVSRGEEHPFQKFRGVEVRNRFFLFLLIALGLIILAAYLSTR
- the recO gene encoding DNA repair protein RecO yields the protein MSSEEVHAIVLKTTPYREDDLLCDLFTLEKGRLLGLARSARKSRIRFGSVLTTANILKISLENKRGVSIVFLKEASLESPWVHLYGSLESLGVTLYFMELMRAFTFDGSPEPQKFHLLHHSLIALENGEEPSSVRTGFERHLLRLAGVLPYLQDCLRCHALEEQYYFVFQEGGLFCHNCLPAGSPFLTVSKDSLEDLFTPFLEYCIGRKIHSKTLCQKPPPKIVQEPVF
- the mtnP gene encoding S-methyl-5'-thioadenosine phosphorylase — protein: MSEPLIGIIGGSGLYEIEGLKVIEEINLETPFGKPSDAFMAGEMAGRKVVFLSRHGRGHRLSPSELNFRANIWGMKKLGVEWIIAVSAVGSMREEIHPGDMVIVDQFFDRTRGRPSTFFTEGVVAHVTFADPLCPSLRKILIQSGKTVGATIHEKGTYLCMEGPQFSTRSESNLYRKWGMDVIGMTNLQEAKLAREAEICYATIALSTDYDCWHEHHGDVTVDAIVAVLKKNVETAKKMIREAIKIIQHPRNCGCGEALKTAILTDRQAISPEAKKKLELIAGRYFS
- a CDS encoding sugar kinase, which produces MSVIVVGTVALDCIETPFGRADEMLGGSGTHFASAASYFAPVHLVGVVGEDFPREALHYLKERGVNLDHVVTAPGRSFRWEGRYHYDMNTRDTLKTELGVLAGFTPKISPSCREGEHLFLGNIHPAVQMQVLEQVRARTVSLDTMNLWIETERKGLEQVMARVDLMVLNEEEARQLSGEYSLVKAARTINRLGPRILVIKRGEYGALLFYKGEIFSAPGLPLEAVKDPTGAGDSFAGGLIGYLDRSGPLDFETLKKGVIMGSVMASFNVEDFGPNRLKKLGRDEIRGRIEEFRRLAHFEPLEV